In a genomic window of Candidatus Bathyarchaeota archaeon:
- a CDS encoding carboxymuconolactone decarboxylase family protein has protein sequence METKEKWLIAVGAAFTINCQPCLKTITKKALESGATKKEIAEAIGVAKVVRKNATTQMDRFSAGLLDMEIGENNESSCGCT, from the coding sequence ATGGAAACAAAAGAAAAATGGCTCATAGCGGTTGGCGCAGCATTCACGATAAACTGTCAACCATGCCTAAAAACCATAACCAAAAAAGCCCTCGAAAGCGGTGCAACCAAAAAAGAAATCGCAGAAGCAATCGGAGTCGCCAAAGTAGTAAGAAAAAACGCGACCACCCAAATGGACCGATTCTCAGCGGGGCTATTGGACATGGAAATCGGCGAGAACAACGAAAGTTCGTGCGGCTGCACTTGA
- a CDS encoding fibrillarin-like rRNA/tRNA 2'-O-methyltransferase — protein MGVRVKPNDRFKEIYQVLLEDGAKRLGTKNLTPGLSVYGERLVKYRRVEYRVWDAFRSKLAGAIIKGLQNVPIEPGSKVLYLGAASGTTPSHVSDIVGETGQVYCVEFAQRSLRDLVNNVATFRPNISPMLEDARMPERYAMFISGKVDVIYCDVAQPEQAKLLADNADVFLKQGGWVMLACKSQSIDVTMAPEAVYKQEAAILRKRGFDVKEIVELDPFDKAHAMIVAQKL, from the coding sequence GTGGGCGTCCGAGTTAAGCCAAACGACCGATTCAAAGAAATCTATCAGGTTCTTCTTGAAGACGGTGCCAAACGTCTTGGCACAAAAAACTTGACGCCGGGCTTAAGTGTTTACGGTGAACGTCTCGTTAAATACAGACGTGTCGAATACCGCGTTTGGGATGCGTTCCGCAGTAAACTTGCAGGCGCTATAATCAAAGGCTTGCAGAATGTTCCAATTGAACCCGGCTCTAAAGTTCTCTATTTGGGTGCAGCCTCAGGCACAACGCCGAGCCACGTTTCCGACATCGTGGGCGAAACGGGTCAGGTTTACTGCGTTGAATTCGCCCAAAGAAGCCTGCGCGATTTAGTCAACAACGTAGCAACTTTCCGCCCAAACATCTCGCCTATGCTTGAGGATGCTCGTATGCCTGAACGCTATGCCATGTTCATCAGCGGCAAAGTTGACGTGATTTACTGTGACGTGGCTCAACCCGAACAAGCCAAACTTCTCGCCGACAACGCCGACGTCTTCTTAAAACAGGGCGGCTGGGTCATGCTTGCCTGCAAATCACAAAGCATCGACGTTACTATGGCACCCGAAGCAGTGTACAAACAAGAAGCTGCCATTCTGAGGAAACGTGGGTTTGACGTGAAAGAGATTGTTGAGTTGGACCCGTTTGATAAGGCGCATGCCATGATTGTGGCACAGAAGCTTTAA
- a CDS encoding AsnC family transcriptional regulator, whose protein sequence is MDAVDRKLLAKTEKGLPLTPKPFHDVAAQLGITSDEVLTRLQRLKEEGVIRRFGASIRPNSVGFSANAMVAWKVPAERIQEVGAFFSGYTDVSHCYERQIVVDRWEYNLYTVMHAPDRTTLEALVKRLSEASGLGDFTILYSTRNLKTSKEEKSRC, encoded by the coding sequence ATGGATGCAGTTGACCGCAAGCTTTTAGCAAAAACCGAAAAAGGCCTCCCCCTCACACCCAAACCCTTCCATGACGTAGCCGCCCAACTCGGCATCACCTCCGACGAAGTCCTCACACGACTACAAAGGCTAAAAGAAGAGGGCGTTATACGTAGGTTTGGCGCTTCAATTCGACCCAACAGCGTCGGGTTTAGCGCAAACGCCATGGTCGCGTGGAAAGTCCCCGCAGAGCGCATCCAAGAAGTAGGTGCCTTTTTTTCGGGATACACAGATGTTTCCCATTGCTATGAACGCCAAATTGTTGTGGACCGCTGGGAATACAATCTCTATACAGTTATGCATGCCCCCGACCGCACTACCCTAGAAGCGTTGGTTAAGCGGTTAAGTGAAGCTTCGGGGTTAGGGGACTTTACGATTCTCTACAGCACTCGAAACCTAAAAACATCCAAAGAGGAAAAAAGCCGATGCTAA
- a CDS encoding chloride channel protein, with translation MSRLDSVRYYLMVAVVGLMAAAAAIVLYLVYTELWAFTQTCISYSILLFIPLAFGAIVGSFYLVKRCANTKTTGSGTHTVLEAYHLTNGEISLRDTVVKPVAGMLTIGLGGSAGPEGPGLLAGGGIASWFSRRLKIPPDMRMRLFIAGAAAGLAATFRTPLTAILFALEIPYKNDLDRETFVEASVASIPAYLLSVAVLGSEPIFGSIANVPLTLEVIGLSLLLGLICGLYAVFFTKSFAWMGQLGVKIRKRYGLNTVIILGALVLAASGLISVYSIGVGLHFVNALISGASFSIAVLIGIVLLKTFVTATTLNFGGSGGLFFPTIVIGAGLGYIFSLVFSQVNLAVMFIAVGMASLLAGTHKILLTPVAFVVETLGGVFAIPALLASGISYLLSGKHSFYPLQPRTRLKTEELALERFFLKGQKLIPDKLRSSIASEVMTKRPIVLLKGTSVREALETFEGTKLRVMPVIDQENHVIGVVNLEDLGYIDVRRQELSLSDTVMHTPIIQKETDNLETIAQSMMDTQEDHIFIVDSDDKLVGVISGIDVVKKIIELLS, from the coding sequence ATGAGTAGGCTCGATAGTGTCCGTTATTATTTGATGGTTGCTGTAGTAGGTTTAATGGCAGCTGCCGCCGCCATCGTGTTGTACTTGGTTTACACAGAACTCTGGGCATTTACACAAACCTGCATCTCCTACTCAATTCTACTCTTCATCCCCCTGGCTTTTGGCGCTATAGTGGGGTCATTTTATTTAGTAAAACGCTGTGCAAACACCAAAACCACTGGGTCAGGTACCCACACGGTACTGGAAGCTTACCATTTAACCAACGGCGAAATCAGCCTCCGAGACACCGTAGTCAAACCCGTCGCAGGTATGTTAACAATCGGTTTAGGGGGCAGCGCAGGACCTGAGGGACCCGGTCTGCTAGCAGGCGGCGGAATCGCTTCATGGTTTTCTCGGCGGCTCAAAATTCCCCCTGACATGCGTATGCGCCTCTTCATCGCGGGCGCCGCTGCGGGCTTAGCCGCTACCTTTCGGACACCGCTGACTGCCATTTTGTTTGCGCTTGAAATCCCCTATAAAAACGACTTAGACCGCGAAACCTTCGTCGAAGCCTCCGTTGCATCCATCCCCGCCTATTTGCTTTCGGTTGCGGTGCTGGGCAGCGAACCCATCTTTGGCTCCATTGCCAACGTCCCCCTCACTTTAGAAGTGATTGGGTTGTCTTTGCTTTTGGGTTTAATCTGTGGTCTCTACGCTGTGTTCTTCACTAAATCGTTTGCTTGGATGGGACAATTAGGTGTCAAAATCCGCAAACGCTACGGCCTCAACACCGTGATAATTCTCGGTGCATTGGTGCTTGCAGCTTCTGGCTTAATCTCTGTTTACTCTATCGGTGTAGGACTGCATTTTGTTAACGCCTTAATCAGCGGGGCAAGCTTTAGCATCGCTGTGCTTATCGGCATTGTATTGTTGAAGACTTTTGTAACTGCCACAACGCTTAACTTCGGCGGTTCCGGAGGCTTGTTCTTCCCCACAATCGTTATCGGCGCTGGCTTAGGTTACATCTTCTCGCTGGTCTTTAGCCAAGTTAACCTCGCGGTGATGTTTATCGCGGTCGGTATGGCGTCTTTGCTTGCTGGAACCCACAAAATACTCCTCACCCCTGTGGCGTTCGTTGTGGAAACTTTGGGCGGCGTGTTTGCTATACCCGCGTTGCTTGCCAGTGGCATCAGCTACCTGCTCTCCGGTAAACACTCCTTCTATCCGCTTCAGCCTCGTACCCGCTTAAAGACTGAGGAGTTAGCTTTGGAGCGGTTCTTCCTTAAAGGTCAAAAACTAATACCTGATAAACTCCGTAGCTCCATCGCGTCAGAAGTCATGACTAAGCGACCTATCGTACTGCTTAAAGGCACCAGCGTCCGTGAAGCTCTCGAGACCTTTGAGGGCACTAAACTGCGTGTTATGCCCGTAATTGATCAAGAAAACCATGTTATTGGCGTGGTGAACCTTGAAGACCTCGGCTACATCGATGTGCGACGTCAAGAACTCAGCCTCTCAGATACCGTGATGCATACACCCATTATCCAAAAAGAAACTGATAATCTTGAGACGATAGCGCAATCCATGATGGACACCCAAGAAGACCACATCTTTATCGTGGACTCAGACGATAAACTGGTCGGCGTCATCTCTGGTATTGATGTGGTTAAGAAAATCATTGAACTCCTGTCCTAG
- a CDS encoding Lrp/AsnC family transcriptional regulator, translating to MTTPLVLDEADKRILEVLQHDGRISFADLSRKLNLAEATIRFRVKRLEDHKVITHFAAIVDPTKVGFGVSGAILLKIDPAHLEEACKELMAFTETAYLFQSTGEYDVVSVIFAHDMAHLNDVVKKTKLIEGVKDARISVTTRLLKMDSAITL from the coding sequence ATGACTACTCCCTTGGTACTTGATGAAGCAGATAAACGAATCCTTGAAGTCCTCCAACATGACGGCAGGATATCCTTCGCGGACCTGAGCCGTAAACTAAACCTCGCCGAAGCAACCATCCGATTCCGAGTCAAACGCCTCGAAGACCACAAAGTCATAACCCACTTCGCCGCCATCGTAGACCCCACAAAAGTGGGATTTGGAGTAAGCGGCGCAATTTTGCTAAAAATTGACCCAGCACATTTGGAGGAGGCTTGTAAAGAACTGATGGCGTTTACTGAGACGGCTTACCTGTTTCAGAGTACGGGTGAGTATGATGTGGTTTCGGTGATTTTTGCCCACGACATGGCACACCTCAACGATGTGGTTAAGAAGACGAAGTTGATTGAGGGTGTGAAGGATGCGCGGATTTCGGTGACTACTCGGCTTTTGAAGATGGATTCAGCCATAACCTTGTGA
- a CDS encoding AsnC family transcriptional regulator produces the protein MTQPPATLTSTDKKIIQILQDQFPLTERPYQQIANQLNLTETQVLNRIKHLTKQGITPKIGAIIDTQKSGYAATLVALKVPPHKIDEVSAVINQYSGISHNYQREHAYNVWFTLRAATKTALDNTLSEIAQKTSIAPKDTLNLPTKQCFKIQVRFQLT, from the coding sequence ATGACCCAACCCCCAGCAACCCTAACCTCCACCGATAAAAAAATAATCCAAATCCTCCAAGACCAATTCCCCCTAACAGAACGCCCCTACCAACAAATCGCAAACCAACTCAACCTCACCGAAACCCAAGTCCTAAACCGAATAAAACACCTAACCAAGCAAGGCATCACCCCAAAAATAGGCGCCATCATAGACACCCAAAAAAGCGGGTACGCCGCCACCCTAGTTGCCCTAAAAGTGCCCCCGCACAAAATAGACGAAGTTTCTGCAGTCATAAACCAGTATTCAGGCATCTCTCACAATTATCAAAGGGAACATGCTTACAACGTTTGGTTCACGCTCCGAGCAGCAACCAAAACCGCATTAGACAACACCCTAAGCGAAATTGCCCAAAAAACCAGCATCGCCCCAAAGGACACGCTTAACCTGCCCACCAAGCAATGCTTCAAAATCCAAGTGCGCTTCCAACTCACCTAA
- a CDS encoding carbon-nitrogen hydrolase, whose protein sequence is METPITTKRAPNKKTVTVGLIQTAVTSDIAANMKKTAAKIEEAASRGAQIVCLQELYRTRYFPQQENVDASSYAESIPGESTKLFCELAKKHQIVIVAPLFEKGSDGKYYNTAAVIDADGKILGTYRKAHIPFDPYFYEKEYFSEGNTPYQVYQTRYAKIGALICYDQWFPEPARIHALQGAEIIFYPTAIGYVKGYTSADGDWHDAWRTVQRAHAIGNGIHVAAVNRVGEEDELEFWGGSFIADSFGKVVAEASTTQEEVIVVTLDLARNQLIQEGWGFLRNRRPDTYKPLTQGADKHE, encoded by the coding sequence ATGGAAACGCCAATAACAACGAAGAGAGCACCCAACAAAAAAACAGTCACGGTAGGGCTTATCCAAACCGCAGTTACCAGCGACATAGCGGCGAACATGAAAAAAACCGCAGCAAAAATCGAGGAAGCCGCAAGCCGAGGCGCCCAAATCGTGTGCCTTCAAGAACTCTACCGAACCAGATACTTCCCACAACAGGAAAACGTGGACGCATCAAGTTACGCGGAATCCATCCCAGGCGAATCCACCAAACTCTTCTGTGAATTAGCCAAAAAGCATCAAATCGTCATTGTCGCGCCCCTCTTTGAGAAGGGCTCAGACGGCAAATACTACAACACCGCCGCCGTAATTGACGCTGACGGCAAAATTTTGGGCACCTACCGCAAAGCCCACATACCGTTTGACCCCTACTTCTACGAAAAAGAATACTTCTCAGAAGGCAACACACCCTACCAAGTCTACCAAACGCGCTACGCCAAAATTGGCGCTTTGATTTGTTATGACCAATGGTTCCCTGAACCCGCCCGCATCCACGCCTTGCAGGGAGCTGAAATCATCTTTTACCCCACAGCCATCGGCTACGTCAAAGGGTACACATCCGCAGACGGCGACTGGCATGACGCATGGCGAACCGTGCAACGTGCCCACGCCATAGGTAACGGCATTCATGTGGCAGCCGTGAACCGTGTCGGCGAAGAAGACGAACTGGAATTCTGGGGAGGCAGCTTCATAGCTGACTCTTTTGGCAAAGTCGTCGCGGAAGCAAGCACCACCCAAGAAGAAGTCATCGTCGTCACACTAGACTTAGCCAGAAATCAACTTATTCAGGAAGGCTGGGGTTTTCTGCGCAACCGCCGCCCCGACACCTACAAACCCCTCACCCAAGGAGCCGACAAACATGAGTAA
- a CDS encoding C/D box methylation guide ribonucleoprotein complex aNOP56 subunit (functions along with aFIB and aL7a; guides 2'-O-methylation of ribose to specific sites in RNAs), giving the protein MKAFIVQFPFGVAAFDETNSLVEKALFAKKAQAAAKALLRAETGKLIDQATSLVTLLKNAGYETFVFESAALAQDAHRKLQVTTEVISPAESAVLHSRMAEVALESGFAADESELNVWNRNVSMELAKLRIKGAVEKRDLVVAQGIQTLDSLDQSVNLFMGRLREWYGIYFPELDRLIEKHETYARLVMNLGNRDSFTVDGLEAENIPKERTQIVAKAAESSMGADIAETDLVQVRALAKDVLASYELRKSMEEYVDHTMEEIAPNIRAVAGALLGARMIAMAGGIHNLAMRPASTIQVLGAEKALFRSLKTGARPPKHGLIFQHTLLHDAKRWQRGKIARVIAGKLAIAARADAFGQDHHYIGDKLKEDINKRIEEIHEKYKEAPPPKEPKPRPQREGGFDRRHGGERRFDRGRDRRPPREGERRFTYREPPRDAQSQPKREFQETPRTEAPPPRADQQRPFTPKPQQEVPPRGGKRRRKQWRDKRGRPS; this is encoded by the coding sequence ATGAAAGCATTCATAGTTCAATTCCCATTCGGCGTTGCAGCCTTCGACGAAACCAACAGTCTTGTCGAAAAAGCCCTATTCGCAAAAAAAGCGCAGGCAGCAGCCAAAGCGCTCTTAAGAGCCGAAACGGGAAAACTCATCGATCAAGCCACATCACTTGTTACCTTACTAAAAAACGCGGGCTACGAAACCTTCGTCTTCGAATCCGCAGCGTTGGCGCAAGACGCCCACCGTAAACTCCAAGTCACAACCGAAGTTATCTCACCCGCAGAATCAGCCGTGCTCCATTCACGCATGGCAGAAGTTGCGTTGGAAAGCGGATTTGCCGCAGACGAATCTGAACTCAACGTCTGGAACCGCAACGTCAGCATGGAACTTGCCAAACTGCGCATTAAAGGTGCAGTTGAAAAACGTGACCTCGTAGTTGCACAGGGCATCCAAACACTCGACAGCCTTGACCAATCTGTTAACCTCTTTATGGGCAGACTCCGCGAATGGTACGGCATCTACTTCCCCGAACTAGACCGCCTCATCGAGAAACATGAAACCTACGCGCGTCTCGTCATGAACCTCGGCAACCGCGATAGCTTCACCGTTGACGGTTTAGAAGCTGAAAACATACCAAAAGAACGCACTCAAATCGTGGCGAAAGCCGCCGAATCCTCTATGGGTGCAGACATCGCCGAAACCGACCTCGTGCAGGTTAGAGCTTTAGCAAAAGACGTCCTCGCATCCTACGAACTTCGCAAGAGTATGGAAGAATACGTAGACCACACAATGGAGGAGATAGCGCCAAACATCCGTGCCGTCGCAGGTGCACTACTTGGTGCCCGCATGATAGCCATGGCCGGCGGCATACACAACCTTGCGATGCGACCCGCCAGCACCATCCAAGTCCTCGGAGCGGAAAAGGCACTATTTCGCAGCCTCAAAACCGGCGCCCGACCCCCCAAACACGGCTTAATCTTCCAACACACCCTACTTCACGACGCTAAACGGTGGCAACGTGGAAAGATTGCACGTGTCATCGCAGGCAAACTCGCCATAGCCGCACGCGCCGACGCATTTGGTCAAGACCACCACTACATTGGTGATAAACTCAAAGAGGACATTAACAAACGCATCGAAGAAATCCATGAGAAATACAAAGAAGCGCCGCCGCCAAAGGAACCTAAACCCCGACCTCAACGTGAAGGCGGATTTGACCGTCGACACGGCGGAGAACGCCGATTTGACCGCGGAAGAGACCGACGTCCCCCACGTGAAGGCGAACGCCGTTTCACATACCGTGAACCCCCACGAGACGCTCAAAGTCAACCAAAACGCGAATTCCAAGAGACCCCCCGAACGGAAGCACCACCACCAAGAGCTGACCAACAGCGTCCATTCACGCCTAAACCGCAGCAAGAGGTACCACCACGAGGCGGCAAACGCAGACGTAAACAGTGGAGAGACAAACGTGGGCGTCCGAGTTAA
- a CDS encoding agmatine deiminase family protein, with product MSKTPKACNPLDYRMPAEWQPHSAIWLAWPYDPLTFPNRVEKVEGTYVQIVKEIHTSEHVNLFVKDEETKQKASRLFQAADIDLSKVTFHIHDYADVWFRDYGPIFVKNSKHELAMIHWKFNSWGEKYETLLKDKEIPDVINQKMALPCFEPGIVLEGGSIDVNGEGTLLTTEQCLLNENRNPDLNKQQIEKYLCKYLGVQHFIWLKRGILGDDTDGHIDDLARFVNPTTIVCAYQENPNDADYAALQENYEILTQAVDQDGKPFRIVKLPMPKVISDEDYLLPASYTNFYIGNTKVLVPVFNDPHDAEAIRILQELFPTRKVVGIYCGDVVYGFGTLHCISQQQPCPV from the coding sequence ATGAGTAAAACCCCTAAAGCCTGCAATCCGCTGGATTATAGGATGCCCGCCGAGTGGCAACCCCACAGCGCCATCTGGCTCGCGTGGCCCTACGACCCCCTAACCTTCCCTAATCGCGTCGAAAAAGTCGAAGGCACCTACGTTCAAATCGTCAAAGAAATCCACACAAGCGAACACGTAAACCTCTTTGTAAAAGACGAAGAAACCAAACAGAAAGCCAGCCGCCTCTTCCAAGCGGCGGACATTGATTTATCCAAAGTTACCTTTCACATTCATGACTACGCCGACGTTTGGTTCCGCGATTACGGTCCTATATTCGTCAAAAACTCCAAACATGAGTTGGCGATGATTCATTGGAAGTTTAACTCTTGGGGCGAAAAATACGAAACTCTCCTAAAAGACAAAGAAATCCCCGACGTTATCAACCAAAAGATGGCGTTGCCCTGTTTTGAACCGGGCATCGTTTTAGAGGGCGGCTCCATTGACGTCAACGGCGAAGGCACCCTACTCACCACGGAGCAATGCCTGTTAAACGAGAACCGCAACCCCGACCTCAACAAGCAGCAAATCGAGAAGTACCTCTGCAAGTATTTGGGGGTGCAGCATTTTATTTGGCTCAAACGCGGCATCCTCGGCGATGATACTGATGGGCACATCGATGATTTAGCCCGCTTCGTTAACCCCACCACCATCGTCTGCGCCTACCAAGAAAACCCCAACGACGCAGACTATGCAGCGCTTCAAGAAAACTATGAAATCCTTACTCAGGCAGTAGACCAAGACGGCAAACCCTTCCGCATCGTCAAACTGCCCATGCCCAAAGTCATCAGCGACGAAGACTACCTGCTCCCCGCCAGCTACACCAACTTCTACATCGGCAACACCAAAGTCCTCGTTCCAGTCTTCAATGACCCCCACGACGCCGAGGCAATCAGGATTCTGCAGGAGCTGTTTCCAACCCGAAAAGTCGTAGGAATCTACTGTGGGGACGTGGTTTATGGCTTTGGCACCCTGCATTGCATCAGCCAGCAGCAACCCTGTCCTGTTTAA
- a CDS encoding triphosphoribosyl-dephospho-CoA synthase produces the protein MGNREKAQHISRCLQLAIILEVSADKPGNVNLVVDFEGTRCEHFLASSIAAGPSFEAAATRGIEIAEKKRALSEAGLGELIKWGITDIDAWQHGGNTLLGTIMLFAPLAVAAGMTPNDEKYTLDFVQLRRNMDAVIQASTPKDAVAVYEAIDIAKPSGLNGAPDLNVKDANSKKRLLNENVSLLKVFKIAAGYDDICREWVNNFPVTFGLAYPYLSKQLKTKDLNTAIVDSFLKVLAEYPDTFISRKVGLKKAQEVSLGAKKILDLGGVETKEGKAHLIAFDKKLRKAGNDYNPGTTADITAAALALCTLSGYRP, from the coding sequence ATGGGCAACCGCGAAAAAGCACAACACATTTCCCGATGTCTACAGTTAGCCATCATCCTAGAAGTCAGCGCAGACAAACCTGGAAACGTCAACCTAGTCGTTGACTTCGAAGGCACCCGATGCGAACACTTCTTGGCATCTTCCATAGCTGCAGGTCCCTCTTTTGAGGCGGCAGCAACTCGTGGCATAGAAATCGCCGAAAAAAAACGCGCCCTCTCCGAAGCGGGACTGGGAGAACTCATAAAGTGGGGCATCACAGACATCGACGCGTGGCAGCATGGCGGCAACACCCTGCTGGGCACGATTATGCTCTTTGCGCCGCTCGCAGTCGCGGCTGGCATGACGCCCAACGACGAGAAATACACTCTTGATTTTGTACAATTACGCAGAAACATGGACGCCGTCATACAGGCCAGTACCCCAAAAGATGCGGTTGCGGTGTATGAAGCCATTGACATCGCAAAACCCAGCGGCCTCAACGGCGCGCCTGACCTCAACGTCAAGGATGCCAACAGCAAAAAACGGCTCCTCAACGAAAATGTCTCTCTCCTTAAAGTCTTCAAAATCGCTGCTGGCTATGACGATATTTGCCGTGAGTGGGTCAACAATTTCCCCGTTACCTTCGGCTTAGCCTACCCCTACCTCTCCAAGCAACTTAAAACTAAAGACCTAAACACCGCCATCGTGGACAGCTTCCTAAAAGTCCTCGCGGAATACCCTGACACCTTCATCAGCCGCAAAGTTGGCTTAAAAAAAGCCCAAGAAGTCTCACTGGGCGCCAAGAAAATTCTTGACCTCGGCGGCGTGGAAACCAAAGAAGGCAAAGCCCACCTGATCGCATTTGACAAGAAACTCCGCAAAGCGGGAAACGATTACAACCCGGGAACCACTGCAGATATTACTGCAGCGGCGTTGGCTTTGTGTACGTTGAGCGGTTATAGACCATAA
- a CDS encoding nucleotidyltransferase domain-containing protein, with product MANVVLRDRDAIQTAEGIIFRVFGYAHPATAYICDAEYASSKIFQSKDPRAPRTGRSELFYKFYNDEGMKLIAKKYPQYLLFHEMLGLQIVGVPQSAILEARQPQPRLQELLKAGPTDPLLAAMERVLGIVTDKSGVATADFGVFGSMLHGFHHPKYSDIDFTIYGKPQNKKMCQTLQELYADNASGLSNEFESEDAMKGKDWRFLNFDVKDFVWHQRRKMIYGLYDDRKNSGRIIKAEFEPVKAWGEIKNEYDPKTCVTKRGWARIKARITSDDDAPFIPSVYGIEPLEVLSGPSEALEAVRVFSYMEEFRQQAQKDEVVIVEGSLEEVQWAEESFYQITLTYCPRYYEQVLKVLH from the coding sequence ATGGCCAATGTAGTTTTGCGTGACCGCGACGCCATCCAAACCGCGGAAGGCATCATTTTCCGAGTCTTTGGCTACGCCCATCCAGCCACCGCCTACATCTGCGATGCGGAATACGCCAGCTCCAAAATTTTCCAATCCAAAGACCCACGCGCACCCAGAACAGGACGAAGCGAACTCTTCTACAAATTCTACAACGACGAAGGCATGAAACTAATCGCCAAAAAATACCCCCAGTACCTGCTTTTTCACGAGATGCTCGGGCTACAAATCGTTGGTGTTCCACAGAGCGCCATCTTAGAGGCACGGCAACCCCAACCCCGCCTTCAAGAACTCCTAAAGGCAGGACCCACAGACCCACTGTTGGCAGCAATGGAACGCGTCTTGGGTATAGTTACCGATAAATCAGGCGTGGCGACTGCAGATTTTGGCGTGTTTGGTTCTATGCTTCATGGTTTTCATCATCCAAAATATAGCGATATTGACTTCACAATTTATGGCAAACCCCAGAACAAAAAAATGTGCCAAACCCTCCAAGAACTCTACGCGGATAACGCTTCGGGGTTGAGTAACGAGTTTGAATCTGAGGATGCGATGAAGGGCAAGGATTGGCGGTTCTTGAATTTTGATGTTAAAGATTTCGTTTGGCATCAACGCCGCAAAATGATATATGGACTCTACGACGACCGCAAAAACAGTGGCAGAATCATAAAAGCCGAATTTGAACCCGTCAAGGCTTGGGGTGAAATCAAAAACGAATACGACCCCAAAACCTGTGTAACCAAACGGGGCTGGGCAAGAATCAAAGCGCGAATTACCTCAGATGACGACGCACCCTTTATCCCCTCGGTCTATGGTATTGAGCCTCTGGAAGTGTTAAGTGGACCTAGCGAGGCGTTGGAGGCGGTGCGGGTTTTTAGTTACATGGAGGAGTTCCGTCAGCAAGCCCAAAAAGACGAAGTAGTCATTGTGGAGGGCAGTCTCGAAGAGGTGCAGTGGGCAGAAGAAAGCTTCTACCAAATCACCCTGACATATTGCCCACGATACTACGAACAGGTCCTAAAAGTCCTGCATTAA
- a CDS encoding ribbon-helix-helix domain-containing protein, with the protein MKTLRISDDAHQKLTAMLGEITAQTMKMQTYTDAIENLLGTSISLPPELLNETQNVIEANRQLGYTSREEFIRDAIRYKLREIKEEYTCIEVPKDEYERLQLALQDLGTDFLSVDDFINQQIRGLLQKHQEYLKQKEDYEQKKR; encoded by the coding sequence ATGAAAACCCTACGCATATCCGACGACGCCCACCAAAAACTAACCGCCATGTTAGGCGAAATAACCGCCCAAACCATGAAAATGCAAACCTACACCGACGCCATCGAAAACCTCCTCGGCACCAGCATAAGCCTCCCACCCGAACTCCTAAACGAAACCCAAAACGTCATCGAAGCCAACCGCCAACTCGGCTACACCAGTCGCGAAGAATTCATCCGCGACGCCATCCGCTACAAACTCCGAGAAATTAAAGAAGAATACACCTGCATCGAAGTCCCCAAAGACGAATACGAACGACTCCAACTAGCCCTCCAAGACCTTGGCACCGATTTTCTAAGCGTTGACGACTTCATAAATCAACAAATCCGCGGGCTACTGCAGAAGCATCAGGAGTACCTCAAGCAGAAAGAAGATTACGAGCAAAAAAAGCGATAG